A window from Flavobacterium gyeonganense encodes these proteins:
- a CDS encoding RNA methyltransferase: protein MRKLENSELDRKSIDDFKKSEKTPLILVLDDIRSLHNIGSVFRTADAFLVEKIILCGITATPPNKEIHKTALGATETVAWEHDENVLEVIENLKKENVLTLAIEQVESAIFLQDFKVEKNQKYALVFGNEVYGVAQEAVAICDGCIEIPQLGTKHSLNISVSAGIVIWDLFKKINLNL, encoded by the coding sequence ATGAGAAAACTTGAAAATAGTGAACTGGACCGAAAATCGATTGATGATTTTAAAAAATCAGAGAAAACACCCCTGATTTTAGTGTTAGATGATATTCGGAGTTTACACAACATAGGGTCAGTATTTAGAACTGCTGATGCCTTTCTGGTAGAGAAAATAATTTTGTGCGGCATTACAGCTACGCCTCCAAATAAAGAAATTCACAAAACAGCTCTTGGTGCTACTGAAACTGTTGCATGGGAACACGATGAAAATGTTTTGGAAGTGATTGAAAACCTTAAAAAAGAAAATGTATTAACCCTCGCTATTGAGCAGGTTGAAAGCGCCATTTTTCTTCAGGATTTTAAAGTTGAAAAAAATCAGAAATATGCTTTAGTTTTTGGCAATGAAGTATATGGCGTTGCTCAGGAAGCTGTAGCAATTTGTGATGGCTGTATTGAGATTCCGCAATTAGGAACTAAGCATTCTTTAAATATTTCGGTTAGTGCAGGAATAGTTATTTGGGATTTATTCAAAAAAATCAACTTAAATTTATGA